The following proteins are encoded in a genomic region of Sorangiineae bacterium MSr12523:
- a CDS encoding DUF3224 domain-containing protein: protein MSHHARGQFHVTKNAQPPYDTDDGVILGRTTIQKQFEGDLEGTSVVEMLSAIAPVPESMAYVAIERVRARLHGKSGSFVLQHTGSMNRGASSLTITVVPDTGTEALKGIAGSMTIDFVDGQRTYAFDYTLAD from the coding sequence ATGAGCCACCACGCCCGCGGTCAGTTCCACGTCACCAAAAATGCGCAGCCGCCGTACGACACGGACGACGGTGTCATCCTGGGTCGCACGACGATTCAGAAGCAGTTCGAAGGCGATCTCGAAGGCACCAGCGTGGTCGAGATGCTCAGCGCGATCGCGCCGGTGCCCGAATCGATGGCCTACGTGGCCATCGAGCGGGTGCGCGCCCGGCTGCACGGCAAGAGCGGCAGCTTCGTTCTGCAGCACACCGGCTCGATGAACCGCGGTGCCTCGTCGCTGACCATCACGGTGGTGCCCGACACGGGGACGGAAGCCCTGAAGGGCATCGCCGGCAGCATGACCATCGATTTCGTCGATGGTCAACGCACTTACGCTTTCGACTACACGCTGGCCGACTGA
- a CDS encoding DUF3105 domain-containing protein: protein MGRTLRRLGFIASTAALAGLTIVACGDDDKGSQNTPGNDGGAPTDALVDSTSHYVVPDASCEIVIDEYPLLASPHVPKSREIAYNSNPPSSGPHDQDWAAFQEFTDPVPQRNYVHDLEHGAVVFLYRCDLPGAGDCNAITELFRSTVSGLPDDPICANETKRVRTVITPDPRIDVPIAATAWGWTYRARCIDPASLAAFVRDHYGQGPEVLCRPGVDHF, encoded by the coding sequence ATGGGACGAACCCTTCGCAGGCTTGGCTTCATCGCTTCCACCGCGGCCCTCGCAGGGCTGACCATCGTCGCGTGCGGCGACGACGACAAGGGCTCACAGAACACGCCCGGCAACGATGGGGGCGCGCCCACGGATGCTCTGGTCGACAGCACGTCGCACTACGTGGTGCCCGATGCGTCGTGCGAAATCGTCATCGACGAGTATCCGTTGCTCGCATCGCCGCACGTTCCGAAGAGCAGGGAAATCGCTTACAACTCGAACCCGCCGTCGAGCGGCCCGCACGATCAAGACTGGGCGGCGTTCCAGGAGTTCACCGATCCGGTGCCACAGCGAAACTACGTGCACGATCTCGAGCACGGTGCCGTGGTGTTCCTCTACCGGTGCGATCTCCCCGGCGCCGGCGATTGCAACGCCATCACCGAGCTATTTCGCTCCACGGTGAGCGGCCTGCCGGACGATCCCATTTGCGCGAACGAGACGAAACGCGTGCGCACCGTCATCACGCCCGATCCGCGGATCGACGTGCCCATTGCGGCCACGGCGTGGGGATGGACATACCGCGCGCGCTGCATCGACCCTGCGAGCCTCGCCGCCTTCGTGCGCGATCATTACGGCCAGGGCCCCGAAGTGCTCTGCCGCCCCGGAGTCGATCACTTCTGA